One genomic window of Scomber scombrus unplaced genomic scaffold, fScoSco1.1 SCAFFOLD_190, whole genome shotgun sequence includes the following:
- the LOC133976753 gene encoding MATH and LRR domain-containing protein PFE0570w — protein sequence MRPNQLFGTFLKRENALVSSATPKDLEDLDDLEDLEDLEDLDDLEDLEDLEDLEDLDDLEDLEDLDDLEDLEDLEDLEDLEDLDDLEDLEDLEDLEDLEDLEDRRILSLVNKTLHNSSDQELSPGGFTTSCKPLVSLKNRKARRVCQETSKRVCAGFLMDR from the coding sequence ATGAGGCCCAATCAACTGTTTGGTACATTCTTAAAAAGAGAGAACGCACTGGTGAGTTCAGCGACACCAAAAGACCTGGAAGACCTGGATGACCTGGAAGACCTGGAAGACCTGGAAGACCTGGATGACCTGGAAGACCTGGAAGACCTGGAAGACCTGGAAGACCTGGACGACCTGGAAGACCTGGAAGACCTGGATGACCTGGAAGACCTGGAAGACCTGGAAGACCTGGAAGACCTGGAAGACCTGGATGACCTGGAAGACCTGGAAGACCTGGAAGACCTGGAAGACCTGGAAGACCTGGAAGACAGACGAATCCTTTCCCTCGTCAACAAAACCCTTCACAACAGTTCAGATCAGGAACTCTCTCCAGGAGGTTTCACCACAAGCTGTAAACCATTAGTGAGCCTCAAAAACAGGAAGGCAAGACGAGTTTGTCAAGAAACATCTAAAAGAGTCTGTGCAGGGTTTCTTATGGACAGATGA
- the LOC133976751 gene encoding lysosomal enzyme trafficking factor-like: MCDGLKTRENILIRKNQRREVWRMMNFRQRLCWVCVALFLLLSVFLVYFVFEVQRFSSEHVQKAASGSSAPPDVSWSQSFGARLAPLPVWMWAWLFLLPYLQLFLFLFSCTRADPRAVGYCVLPVCLALLCSRRHAVSKPSNHSGPLIDT; the protein is encoded by the exons ATGTGTGATGGATTAAAAAccagagaaaacattttaataagaaaaaatcaGCGAAGGGAAG TATGGAGGATGATGAACTTCCGCCAGAGGCTGTGCTGGGTGTGCGTGGCGCTCTTCCTGCTGCTCAGCGTGTTTTTGGTGTATTTCGTGTTTGAGGTGCAGCGCTTCAGTTCTGAGCACGTGCAGAAGGCAGCGAGCGGCTCGTCGGCGCCGCCGGATGTCAGCTGGTCTCAGAGTTTTGGCGCCCGGCTGGCTCCGCTTCCTGTGTGGATGTGGGCGTGGCTGTTCCTGCTGCCGTACCTGcagctcttcctcttcctgttctcGTGCACGAGGGCGGACCCTCGCGCCGTCGGTTACTGCGTACTTCCTGTCTGCCTCGCGCTGCTCTGCAGCCGCCGCCACGCGGTGAGCAAGCCGTCCAATCACAGCGGGCCGCTCATAGACACGTAG